The following proteins come from a genomic window of Athalia rosae chromosome 1, iyAthRosa1.1, whole genome shotgun sequence:
- the LOC105683643 gene encoding uncharacterized protein LOC105683643 isoform X3 produces MIQTISELLLEHKGQIHLPQSVQVTPAEETKAATSTGCDANFVAKKVDSFKKVKRKTKINQKNKIINHRTNHQVKNITSGTLILSGGKIMPVVTPITPLTSNIIVNPQAQSTNPFILSNGQSNQMIVMQHLPNPGQNSVIPVCNQTLINAVQKVTLNPVSKIHTNIVVSSQDWVANVKSIINATKISGRKCILPKGREITKTTMTYKVPIPAVHKEKIEKSKEILSRKDAEVKNKPKNSAKGIKNHNNSAKLGTVDETSKNNKEDALISDNKESSSLKRVSSTECVSLDEPDNKKIKTSESVVDLVQEENILINNTQITNPTSTCKSIESLRHVIQKIGSDLNETTPRSTASTCEIEVKKFSDPTNEERRSPAIDKHNSGTQLATEEQTVEDSTTELLQCPNSSTVDVSEKEEPSSIKSIESTHCMDLRDAHIQDKELTQLNGLSATRYSSQIATSTVTSVTVIDKPEESLKKISETQPIDNEAISATSNGGNSTEVREEEAVPESVKAVCNLGTRFDSLLQANDKRPELVENVATLETSKIILNLDTNTTTTLKPEANAMAKSINSTLLNEEDNLRANKLANLAKDEGLKSLLYSADNSFIPISRSEALHSDLSNDIFASLQVPSSSHHPESISPTAAFLMAFPLVSSLNGKTEVLEEEMKEDFKYRSQTPPMLLQIGAMEPNSFKLKASGATSSKEHIPDEEKKNLSSNLASYPVVSMQKYVKAMPEINKDLEASSKLINDESEVKGNQNLLNSGRQEKTTNSQSLNDTQQIAAESTKSLPKIIHTENLKEQYKIVQTSIPSSLTTAIEVNNTFVYTSTTSSVSYSTTPVITTCARAQIQSAPTVHHNRPVPKNTQNAVVPILASTNPISDSTTSLAAGINSNFQTSISTAVQKYDLRSQYTSTQNFIPNYPNISGNMELPQYTPPTFTSSVEKSSQSSLNNHVPNISSLTQVSQVSTQCHGQAKTSTSIQNLINNYPVRSKESHSLGNTDQHSGVNETLRLKQHSQDHRLDGYHRKKVETENFGQSFSFNKEDMINSQNQSVQGNTNPSMFQDKHTSTQSYIPYSKNAKKISASMITTAVSTGKSVLENTVHYSQNPMIAASNYDHSTVTDSSIKSTTTVAHNSSNFSILSWTTFSPVGGNNNAMHYEQGQPPSDSTENKTVCENFGYIPLHKDNVGFSNMLPEFPNEGGMNVNKLGNKPMLETHKQSFIDQTKPQSIQTTITPLKQNQNPSSDYKFNNENKNKAKYTIENNFMQTNYPNMEQQAKHQTISNKQDKSNYPMPSYNPQVLFNMPDAVSQVKYSTENYTGANFKYTEKLPQNQKYHPTAHSHVSVLEQPNSVYKQTQNGNKSKIQQIRPPVNWMMTPEIKHNTNIPDIILPPIGKELEYCQNNLFTQNTSYNQGSTNQFYNNYDATHSFSNISVIQNEPKKVDTFYSEEQPFSWSPTKNTHVVEQTQSIKPIDQHIVPSTLPTLVGDLALGTNIPEKQSFIFGQMSTRLSSEHNKEMIKEKDSNVSREFHTILHSQNGQHAVQGTFLSVSQLVEHEKAEKSQQARKHQRKSTSPRGSGKNQLDIRKQTAADQLHHDDQKSNVQNFPEQNYQQKYQQNDTHWRNRNCKSNYTAEALIGTNTNVQDDNQQDKHASIKFTSNYAQNKFPGTLSTETMMPINYFPNTDDGNNYGQANQNFNSYSYSSNANIYPTTNFITSISNTPTNYMMPLHENSDYLETNSFLLPNASSANPIKSQHYTGKHQNCDKRPYSTPKRSKRKPDMTQNIEFPISGINSPLEDYHSSFLSHANLYQNPSQANIYPKAVNTNLPGLPMTGNQNTVGPTGLPMNSNIPRGTSSGSPMVMTHPSGTSLTNFNLSTIFPEINDKVVGYKPPNSMPPGLTHSVSHTSNYAQRANYSNSLGHTPQVSESNQFANNMPPSSSVHYKNS; encoded by the exons ATGATACAGACGATCTCGGAATTACTACTGGAACACAAGGGGCAAATTCACCTTCCACAATCAGTTCAAGTGA CTCCTGCTGAAGAGACTAAAGCTGCTACTTCAACAGGTTGTGATGCTAATTTTG TggcaaaaaaagttgattctttcaaaaaagtgaaaagaaaaaccaagaTAAATCAGAAGAATAAGATTATCAACCATCGTACAAACCATCAAGTAAAAAACATTACATCTGGGACCCTTATACTGTCTGGCGGAAAAATAATGCCAGTTGTAACGCCCATAACTCCGTTAACTTCAAATATAATAGTAAATCCTCAAGCACAGTCAACAAACCCGTTCATACTGAGTAATGGACAATCAAACCAGATGATCGTTATGCAGCATCTACCAAATCCTGGTCAGAATTCAGTGATACCTGTATGCAATCAAACACTCATCAATGCTGTTCAGAAGGTCACATTAAACCCAGTCTCAAAAATCCATACTAATATTGTCGTCAGCTCACAAGATTGGGTAGCAAACGTCAAAAGCATTATCAATGCAACAAAAATTAGCGGTCGAAAGTGTATTTTACCCAAAGGCAGAGAAATCACAAAGACGACAATGACTTATAAGGTCCCGATACCGGCGGTTCACAAAGAAAAGATAGAAAAGTCTAAAGAGATTCTTAGCCGGAAGGATGCTGAAGTCAAGAATAAGCCCAAGAATTCTGCTAAGGGTATAAAAAACCATAATAACTCAGCAAAACTCGGCACTGTTGATGAAacatcgaaaaataataaagaagatGCTCTTATCAGTGATAATAAAGAATCATCTTCCCTCAAACGTGTTTCAAGTACAGAATGTGTGAGTCTAGATGAAcctgataataaaaaaattaaaactagcGAGAGCGTGGTCGATTTGGTCCAAGAGGAAAACATTCTTATAAATAATACCCAAATTACGAATCCAACGTCAACCTGTAAATCTATAGAGAGCCTACGCCATGTCATACAAAAAATCGGCAGTGACTTGAACGAAACGACTCCGAGGAGTACTGCTTCTACATGTGAaattgaggtgaaaaaattttcagacccAACTAATGAGGAACGGAGGAGCCCTGCAATCGACAAACATAATTCTGGAACCCAGCTTGCTACCGAGGAACAAACAGTGGAAGACAGTACCACAGAATTATTACAGTGCCCCAATTCAAGTACAGTAGATGTttctgaaaaagaagaacctaGTAGCATCAAATCAATAGAATCAACTCATTGCATGGACTTGAGAGATGCGCACATTCAGGATAAAGAATTAACGCAATTAAATGGGTTATCAGCCACGAGATATTCTAGTCAAATTGCTACATCTACGGTCACTTCTGTTACTGTTATTGACAAGCCGGAAGAATCTCTGAAAAAGATTAGTGAAACCCAACCAATTGATAATGAGGCGATATCAGCTACGTCCAATGGAGGTAACTCGACTGAAGttcgagaagaagaagctgtACCCGAAAGCGTAAAGGCAGTTTGTAATCTTGGTACTAGATTTGATAGTCTGCTACAAGCAAATGACAAGAGACCAGAGTTGGTCGAAAATGTAGCAACATTAGAAACAAGCAAGATTATCCTAAACTTGGATACAAACACTACTACGACTCTGAAACCAGAAGCAAACGCAATGGCTAAGTCGATCAACTCTACTCTTCTCAATGAAGAGGATAACTTAAGAGCGAACAAATTAGCTAATTTGGCAAAGGATGAAGGGCTCAAGTCCCTGTTATATAGCGCTGACAATAGCTTTATTCCTATCAGTAGATCAGAGGCATTGCATTCAGATTTGTCAAATGATATATTCGCATCATTACAAGTTCCATCAAGTTCTCATCATCCCGAATCGATATCTCCAACAGCGGCCTTTTTAATGGCTTTTCCCTTAGTTTCAAGTTTAAATGGAAAGACTGAAGTATTAGAAGAAGAGATGAAAGAAGATTTCAAGTACCGTAGTCAAACTCCACCAATGCTTCTGCAAATTGGTGCGATGGAACCCAATAGTTTTAAGCTCAAAGCTAGCGGGGCCACTTCATCCAAGGAACATATCCctgatgaagagaaaaagaacttaTCTTCCAACTTGGCATCTTATCCAGTAGTCAGTATGCAGAAGTATGTAAAAGCAATGCCTGAGATCAACAAAGACCTTGAAGCTTCATCTAAACTGATAAATGATGAATCTGAAGTTAAAGGAAATCAAAATCTCCTAAACTCGGGGAGGCAAGAAAAGACAACTAATTCACAGTCATTGAATGATACCCAGCAAATTGCTGCAGAGTCCACAAAGTCATTGCCGAAAATTATACACACTGAAAACCTTAAGgaacaatataaaattgtacaaaCTTCGATTCCATCATCTTTAACCACTGCCATTGAAGTGAATAACACTTTTGTGTACACATCTACAACGTCAAGCGTATCCTACAGCACAACACCTGTAATAACAACATGTGCACGTGCTCAAATCCAATCTGCACCTACCGTTCACCATAACAGGCCTGTGCCAAAGAATACGCAGAATGCTGTTGTACCAATTCTGGCCAGCACAAATCCTATATCAGATTCAACAACAAGCTTGGCTGCTGGAATTAACTCAAACTTCCAGACATCTATCTCTACTGCTGTGCAAAAGTATGATTTGCGATCACAGTATACCTCGacacaaaatttcattccaaacTATCCAAATATCAGTGGAAATATGGAACTACCTCAATATACTCCACCCACATTTACTAGCTCTgttgaaaaaagttcacaGAGTTCTTTGAACAATCATGTGCCTAATATATCCAGCTTAACTCAAGTCTCTCAGGTATCCACTCAGTGTCACGGCCAAGCTAAGACCTCAACTTCAATTCAGAATTTAATAAACAATTATCCTGTGCGAAGTAAAGAGTCCCATTCTTTGGGTAATACAGACCAGCATTCCGGGGTGAATGAAACTTTAAGATTGAAGCAACATAGTCAGGATCACCGACTTGATGGTTATCACAGGAAAAAAGTTGAGACGGAAAATTTTGGGCAGAgcttttcattcaataaaGAGGACATGATCAATTCTCAGAACCAAAGTGTTCAAGGGAATACGAACCCTTCAATGTTTCAGGACAAACATACCAGTACCCAGAGTTATATACCTTATAGTAAAAACGCTAAAAAAATTAGTGCTTCTATGATAACAACTGCTGTGTCAACCGGTAAATCCGTATTGGAGAATACTGTTCATTATTCACAAAATCCTATGATAGCAGCCTCAAACTACGACCACAGCACAGTTACAGACAGTAGTATAAAATCTACGACTACAGTGGCACACAATTCTTCAAACTTCAGTATACTATCTTGGACAACATTTTCCCCTGTTGGAGGCAATAATAATGCAATGCATTACGAACAAGGGCAACCACCGTCTGACAgcactgaaaataaaacagtttGTGAAAACTTTGGCTACATCCCTTTGCATAAAGACAATGTTGGTTTCTCCAATATGTTACCAGAATTTCCTAATGAAGGTGGTATGAATGTGAATAAATTAGGGAACAAGCCAATGTTGGAAACACACAAACAATCATTCATTGACCAAACGAAACCCCAAAGTATTCAAACTACAATAACTCCCCTGaagcaaaatcaaaatccgTCCTCTgattataaattcaataatgaaaataaaaacaaagctAAGTAtacaatagaaaataatttcatgcaAACTAATTACCCCAACATGGAACAACAGGCGAAACATCAAACGATATCCAACAAACAGGATAAATCAAATTACCCTATGCCAAGTTATAATCCGCAAGTATTATTCAATATGCCAGATGCCGTTTCGCAAGTAAAGTACTCTACAGAAAACTACACTGGTGCTAACTTCAAATATACGGAGAAGCTGCCGCAGAATCAAAAATATCATCCAACTGCTCACAGTCACGTTTCTGTATTGGAGCAACCCAATTCAGTCTACAAACAAACCCAAAATGGTAACAAATCTAAGATCCAACAAATCAGACCTCCAGTCAATTGGATGATGACACCTGAAATTAAACACAACACGAATATACCTGATATAATTTTGCCGCCAATCGGAAAAGAACTTGAGTACTgccaaaataatttattcacacAGAATACAAGCTATAATCAAGGCTCGACAAATCAGTTTTATAACAATTATGATGCAACGCATAGTTTCTCAAACATATCTGTGATACAAAATGAaccaaagaaagttgataccTTCTATTCAGAGGAACAACCATTTTCCTGGTCACCGACTAAAAATACACATGTTGTTGAACAAACGCAGTCAATTAAGCCTATTGATCAGCATATTGTACCTTCGACTCTGCCAACTCTAGTAGGCGATTTAGCATTGGGTACAAACATCCCCGAAAAGCAAAGTTTCATTTTTGGTCAGATGTCTACCAGACTTTCAAGTGAACATAATAAggaaatgataaaagaaaaagattcaaaTGTCAGCCGAGAATTTCATACCATATTGCATTCTCAGAATGGCCAGCATGCTGTTCAGGGTACGTTTTTATCTGTCAGCCAATTGGTGGAACATGAAAAGGCTGAGAAATCACAGCAAGCAAGAAAGCATCAAAGAAAAAGCACCAGCCCACGAGGAAGCGGTAAAAATCAACTAGATATTAGAAAACAGACGGCAGCAGATCAGCTTCATCATGATGACCAGAAATCAAATGTCCAAAACTTTCCTGAGCAAAACTATCAGCAAAAGTATCAACAAAATGATACACACTGGAGAAATCGTAATTGCAAGAGTAACTATACTGCAGAAGCTCTTATTGGTACAAACACGAATGTGCAAGATGATAACCAACAGGATAAACATGCATCTATAAAGTTTACATCAAATTACGCACAAAATAAATTCCCTGGAACTTTGTCTACGGAGACAATGAtgccaattaattatttcccaAACACGGATGATGGCAACAATTATGGGCAAGccaatcaaaatttcaattcgtaTTCATATTCTTCAAACGCTAATATTTATCCAACTACCAATTTCATAACGAGTATATCAAATACTCCAACAAACTACATGATGCCACTTCATGAAAATTCTGATTATCTAGAAACCAATTCTTTTCTATTACCAAATGCTTCGTCAGCAAACCCCATAAAATCTCAACATTACACTGGGAAACACCAGAACTGCGACAAACGACCATATTCCACCCCCAAAAGAAGCAAACGAAAACCGGATATGACACAAAATATCGAGTTCCCAATATCTGGGATTAATTCCCCTCTTGAAGACTATcactcttcatttttatcgcatgCAAACTTGTACCAAAACCCTTCACAAGCAAATATATATCCAAAAGCTGTTAATACGAATTTGCCTGGACTACCAATGACTGGAAATCAGAATACTGTTGGTCCTACCGGATTGCCAATGAATTCAAATATCCCCAGAGGAACAAGCTCTGGCAGTCCTATGGTCATGACACATCCTTCAGGCACAAGTTTGACGAATTTTAATCTGAGTACCATTTTCCCTGAGATCAATGATAAG GTTGTTGGATATAAACCACCGAACAGTATGCCACCAGGGTTGACACATTCAGTCAGTCATACATCAAATTATGCTCAAAGAGCAAATTATTCTAATTCCTTGGGCCATACACCGCAG GTTTCTGAGTCAAACCAGTTCGCCAATAATATGCCCCCCTCATCGAGTGTCCATTATAAAAATTCttga